From Candidatus Limnocylindrales bacterium:
ATCGGTGTATCGCGTTGACGGGCTGCAACGCGCGGTGTCAGCATTGAGGAATCAGGTGACTCCGACGAGAGCGGTCGGTCAATCCCCTGTGTTCGGCGTCGCATGGTTGCGGCGTCAATCCAGAACGGAGGATCGATGTATGGCAGATGACAGCAGTACAGGAATTGTCGCCGTCGTGGTGATTTTTGTGATGGTTGTGGTTGGCGGATTTCTTGCGGTGCGCTCCGGAGTGATCGGAGGTGGACCGACGAAGAGCGTCGACGTTCATGTGAACGCTCCGGCGGCACCGGCGCCAGCCCCCAAGGCTCCGTAAAACAGAAACAAGGATGCACGGCACTCGCGGTGCATCCCGATCGGCGCTCGTCGTGCGCGAGCAAGGCTCGCAGGGGCTTAACGTCCCGCAGTCTTCGCCTCGGACCGCACGGCGAGCGCTTCGATGTCCTCTTTCGGAATTTCACCCATCCCTTTGCAGTCGGGTCTGTCGCGAGCGGAGAGCAGCTCGCGCGCGAGCGCGGGGCGATCTCTTGCGGGGCTTCCGAGCGCCTGCGCAACGATTCCCCTGGCGGTCGCCCTGTCGTCGCACGCGAGCTCGACCAGATACGCAACGGTCGCGTTCGAGCTGTCGTTGCTGTCCCCCTTGGCGGCGGTGACTTCGGTGAGCTCGATCGTCGCGCCGTCCATCTTGATGCCGTCCATTGCGGCGCCGCGCAGAATGGCGCCTTTGAGCAGCGCCTTGCGCAGCACGGCGCCGGTCAGGTTTGCCGACGACAGGTCCGCACCGCGCAGGTCGGCGCCTTCGAGATTCGCATTCGCGAGATCGGCACTCCGCAGGGTCGCACCCCGCAGGTGCGCGCCGACGAACGACGCATTCTGCATCTGCGCTTCGCTGAGGTTCGCTCCGCACAGCTTGGTCCCGTCGAAGTGTGCGGCAGTGACGCGCGCCGACTTCAGGTTGGCGCCGTTCATCGTCGCACGCGAGAACGAGCCGTACTGGACCTTGGCCCAAGACAGGTCCGCGCCGTCGAGAATCGCGTCGTCGAACATGGCCTGCTGCATCGATGCCCAACCGAAATTCGCGCCGGCCATGCGGGTGCGCTCGAGCGTGGTGTCGATGCATTCGGGCGGATCCTCGCATCCGCGGCGGGCTTCGCAGTCCTCCGGAAGCACGGCGCTGACGCCTTGAGGGCGCACGGCGCGCAGGTCGAGCTTCGGCAGCACGGCGTTGTACAGGTCGGCATAACGAAAATCGCGACCCTGCAGCGCCTGGTACGGAGTGACTTTCGACAGCACGATCTTCAGGCGGTCGGGCGGACTGTCGCGCAGCTCGTTGACATCCTCGGGCGTGAGCACGTTGGCGGTCAGCACGCGCTCGCGCAGCTCCATGTTCTGCGCGAACCACGAAGCGTTGCCTTCGGTATCCCCGGGGATGACTGCGACGAACAGCGACACGAATGCCGTCACGGCGCATGCCGCCAGCACCAGCGTCGGCACCGACAGTGCGCGCCGCAGCAGCGTTCGCGATCCCGGAACGTCCCCCGTCACGTGCCAGCGCGACCACAGGTGCGGCATCAGCACGAACAGGATCAAAGCCACGTCCGCGAAAAGAGCTGCACGATGCATCCACGTGTTGAGCGGACTGTGAAACGGCAGGAAACGGATCTGGATCCACAGAAGCAGTCCGAGCGGCAGCACGACAGTGGTGACCCACGTGATGAATGCCGAAAGAAGGTGAAGGAACCGCGACGGCGCCTGCGCGGTCAGGTACAGCACGTAATAGAAGTTGGCGACACGCTGGCGGAGCAGCGACTGCGGCTCGGCAGGAAGCGCGGACGCTTCCTGGTCGAAACGATCGAGCTCGTTCGAAAGGATCGAAAGCTGCAGCAGCAGATCCGAGTGCAGCAGCACGACGAGCCACGGCGCGACGCTGTAGAACCCGAACGGTCCGATGATCGGGATCTGCGCGTTGAGAAGCGGCAGCGTGACCATGCTCGACGCCCGCAGCAGCATCTCGTGCGTGGTCGACGCGACGGTGACCGCAACGTAGGCGCCCACGCTGACGAACGTCACGAAGCGCGAGCTGACGGCGGCAGCGGCATCGTTTACCGCGCGCAGGAGTTGCTCGGCGTGCTGCTCTCGTCCGTTGCTCATTTCGGGGAATCCTCGTCCGCGCGCTCGGTCAGGTGGCGGAAGTCGAAAAGGCGTTCCGCCTCGTCTGCCGTGACGAGGTTCTGCTCGATTGCGAGGGCCTTGATGCTGGCGCCGTGTGCGCGCGCCTGCTTTGCCAGCTCGGCAGCGCGCTCGTAACCGATCTTCGGCGCGAGCGCGGTTGCAGCCAGTGGGCTTTTGTCGAGTGTTTCGGCGCTTCGGCGGGCGTCCGCCGCCAGCCCGTCGATGCAGCGCTCCGCAAACAGCGAGCACGACGATGCCATCAGTGCGATCGAATCGAGAAGGTTGGCTGTCATCACGGGTATCATCGCGTTGAGCTCGAACTGGCCGCCCTGGCCGCCGAGAGCGACGA
This genomic window contains:
- a CDS encoding pentapeptide repeat-containing protein translates to MSNGREQHAEQLLRAVNDAAAAVSSRFVTFVSVGAYVAVTVASTTHEMLLRASSMVTLPLLNAQIPIIGPFGFYSVAPWLVVLLHSDLLLQLSILSNELDRFDQEASALPAEPQSLLRQRVANFYYVLYLTAQAPSRFLHLLSAFITWVTTVVLPLGLLLWIQIRFLPFHSPLNTWMHRAALFADVALILFVLMPHLWSRWHVTGDVPGSRTLLRRALSVPTLVLAACAVTAFVSLFVAVIPGDTEGNASWFAQNMELRERVLTANVLTPEDVNELRDSPPDRLKIVLSKVTPYQALQGRDFRYADLYNAVLPKLDLRAVRPQGVSAVLPEDCEARRGCEDPPECIDTTLERTRMAGANFGWASMQQAMFDDAILDGADLSWAKVQYGSFSRATMNGANLKSARVTAAHFDGTKLCGANLSEAQMQNASFVGAHLRGATLRSADLANANLEGADLRGADLSSANLTGAVLRKALLKGAILRGAAMDGIKMDGATIELTEVTAAKGDSNDSSNATVAYLVELACDDRATARGIVAQALGSPARDRPALARELLSARDRPDCKGMGEIPKEDIEALAVRSEAKTAGR